Below is a window of Dehalococcoidales bacterium DNA.
ACTACCTGTTAGCCCAGGCCAAGGTCGATAATCTCAGGGCGCAGCTATCCGATACCACCAATAAACTGGCTTCACTGACGCTCCAGAGCACTGCCGGACTCGGCCAGTTGACCCTCCAGCAGTCATTCGACCTGACCAGTGTCGCCCTGACGGACGCCAGGTCTCAGCTGGCGGAGCTGGAAAGCAGCCATGCTAACAGTGCCTACGTATCAGCGGACCTGGATTACCAGCTGGCCCAGGCCAAGGTTGATACGCTCACCAGCCAGCTCGGATCATTGACCGCATCTATGACAGCGCTGGTTGCCAGTGACGTCGACACGGTGGGCATCACCGATTCTCTGGTGGCGGGCAATCCCTCCATACCGGTGCCGGTACTGCCGGAGAAGATACGCATGCGCAACGCTCTGATGATCGGCGCCATACTCGGTATCGTGCTGGCATGGGGCATCCTTAACTGGAAGTGGATACGCAAGTCGGTTTTCGCCAAACCCGCTATCGCGGAAAAGGAAGATGAACTATGAAGGAAATAATACTGGTTACCGGGGCAGCCGGTTTCATCGGGTCTCACGTGGTAGAGCATCTCATTAACCTCGGCTATACCGTGGTAGGGTTGGATAACTTCGATAACTTCTACGACCCCGCCATCAAACGTGAAAATATCCGGAACCTGGACGGGAAAAACGGGTGCCGCATCATCGAAGGCGACATTCGGGACTCTGTCCTGTTAACCAGTATTTTCCAGGAAAACAAGGTTAGTATGGTAGTCCACCTGGCCGCCAGGGCGGGAGTGAGACCCTCTCTGCAAAAGCCGCTCTTCTACGAAAATAATAACGTAGGCGGGACGATTAACCTGCTCGAGCTCAGCCGTGAACACAGCGTGAAGAGATTTATCTTCGCTTCCTCCTCATCCGTTTACGGTGTGGATGCCCGGGTACCGTTCCGGGAGGATGCCAAAGTGGACTACCCCGCTTCCCCTTACGCCGCCTCCAAGGCCGCCGCGGAGCTTTTCTGCCGCACCTACAGCCACCTCTATGACCTGCCGGTAACCGCGCTAAGGTTCTTTACCGTGTACGGACCGCGCCAGAGGCCGGAGATGGCCATCCACCTGTTCACCAGGAAGATAGCAGCGGGGCAGGATATATCCGTTTTGGGGGACGGGACTTCTAAACGCGACTATACCTATATCGACGATATTGCGGACGGCATCATGCGGGCGCTGTTCTCCACCAGCCGGGGATTTGAAATTTACAACCTGGGGAACTCGCACCCGATAGCCCTGAAATACCTGATTGAGCTGATTGAAAAATCACTGGGCAAGAAAGCCGTCATCAGGCAGCTACCCGAACAGCCCGGTGATGTCCCGATAACTTTCGCGGATATCACCAAGGCCGGGAAGGACCTGGGCTACCGTCCGGTAACGACCATCGAAGAAGGAATTGAACTTTTTACCCGGTGGTACTTGAAGTCGGCCACCAACACGGAGAGTAATCTTATCAAGAGTGTTCGTTAATATGGTCCAGAAATCAGTTTGTATTGTAACGGAGAATTTGTCCGAGCCTGTCGATGAGGGAATTAAGCACTTTGCTCATTCCCTCATCGAGTCATGCCCGGAAGAGTACAAAGTGCTCGGGCTGGCCGTCCGCGCGCCGCGCAAGAACGGCAACTCCCACACGGTATCGCTAAAGACCAACCGGCTGTTCCTGAACTACAGCCTGTGGGAACGAATCCGCCATTTCCAGCCCAGCGTTATCTGCTATCTGCCCTCCGCTTCAGCCACGCTGTTCAGCTTCTTGAGAAGCCGGATTCTGAAGCTCCAATACGTTCGCGCCAGGGTAGTCATGGTCTCACTGCAATCGCGCGAATACGGCTGGCTGGCACGGCACCTTATCCGCCTCTTTTCACCGGATACCGTGTTCGTGCAGAATGAGCAGGCGATGCAGCGGCTGGCGAGCCTGGGCTGCAATACCAGGCTGCTGCCGAGCGGCGTGGACCTGAAGAAATTCGTGCCGGCATCCGCCGCCAGAAAAGCGGAACTGAGGGCTAAATACGGACTCGACCCGAAAGCTTACACCATATTGCATGTCGGCCACCTGACCCAGGGCAGAAACGTGGAACTGATGATACGGGCGCGCCAGGAGCACAACGCCCAGGTCATACTAGTCAGCAGCGGTCTGCGTCACGAGGACAGAGACAAGCTTAACCGCGAGCTGAAGGAAAACGGCGTTATCGTCATGGACCGGTATATTCCGGAAATTGAAGAGATGTACCAGCTTTCCGATTGCTATCTCTTCCCCGTTTTTTCCAACCGCGCCTGCATCGGCGTGCCGCTTTCGGTACTGGAAGCCATGGCCTGCAATATCCCCGTCGTCTCGGTTAAGTACGGCACTTTGCCGAAGATGTTCGAGGCAGGCAACGGACTGGTTTTCGCCGATT
It encodes the following:
- a CDS encoding GDP-mannose 4,6-dehydratase encodes the protein MKEIILVTGAAGFIGSHVVEHLINLGYTVVGLDNFDNFYDPAIKRENIRNLDGKNGCRIIEGDIRDSVLLTSIFQENKVSMVVHLAARAGVRPSLQKPLFYENNNVGGTINLLELSREHSVKRFIFASSSSVYGVDARVPFREDAKVDYPASPYAASKAAAELFCRTYSHLYDLPVTALRFFTVYGPRQRPEMAIHLFTRKIAAGQDISVLGDGTSKRDYTYIDDIADGIMRALFSTSRGFEIYNLGNSHPIALKYLIELIEKSLGKKAVIRQLPEQPGDVPITFADITKAGKDLGYRPVTTIEEGIELFTRWYLKSATNTESNLIKSVR
- a CDS encoding glycosyltransferase family 4 protein, with protein sequence MSEPVDEGIKHFAHSLIESCPEEYKVLGLAVRAPRKNGNSHTVSLKTNRLFLNYSLWERIRHFQPSVICYLPSASATLFSFLRSRILKLQYVRARVVMVSLQSREYGWLARHLIRLFSPDTVFVQNEQAMQRLASLGCNTRLLPSGVDLKKFVPASAARKAELRAKYGLDPKAYTILHVGHLTQGRNVELMIRARQEHNAQVILVSSGLRHEDRDKLNRELKENGVIVMDRYIPEIEEMYQLSDCYLFPVFSNRACIGVPLSVLEAMACNIPVVSVKYGTLPKMFEAGNGLVFADSPDELMAGLARVRNLENCRTREKVIPYSWQAIARFILEQTANEVKN